The Candidatus Thermokryptus mobilis sequence TTTAAAAATTCCCGTGAAAAAAGCAAGTTAAGTGTTGTTTTGATTTTTTGAAGAGGTATTGCTACATTTAAAGTTGAAGAACAAATTTATCCTTAAGCGTGAGATTAAACGGAAATTTTCCAAGAAATTTAACGGATAGAGAGCTTGATTGGATTTTGTGGATGTTGCCATCTGAAAAATCAGGTTATAAGGATTATCGTTTGCTTATTGAGAAATCGGTTATCATTGGTTATGGAAAATTTGAAGGGGATAATTTAATTCTTGGTCAAGTTGGGGACTTACCTGATGAGGAATCTTTTTTCACACCTGTTGTTTCACTTGGTCAGATAGAGACGCTTGAGGCGAAAATTCAAATTTCAATACATAAACCGCACAAGAACCAAATTCAAATTGATATTGTAAATCTCAATGGGGAGACCATTCCTGATGAGATTACCGAGGTAAGGAGATGGAGCTATTCAAGGTGGAATCCGGGAGAGCCATCTCCAGCGACAGGGAAACCGGTAAGGGAGGTTAGAATTTTTTCAAAATCTGAAAGCAATTTAATACTTGTTTTAAGTCCGTCGGATAAGAAGATATGGTTACACGAGATTGATTCGGGGATAAATTACATAATTCCGGTTACAAACTTTTTTAACGAGTTGATGAGACAGCGAAGGGATATTTTTGAAAAGATTGGGGGATTAAATGTTCCTTTGATTTTTGAAAACATTGATAAGTTCAGCGATGCGCAGATAAACAATGCCTTTTTATCTTACAGCAAAATTTTTGGGAAGGTTGATGTTGGAGCATATGAGGAGATGAAGGAGAAAAAGGGGTTTCTTGATTTTTTGAAAAGAAAGTTTAAAGGGGGATGATTTATGGACAAAGGGAAAATTGAAACAGAAAAAGATGTAATTGAAATAGGCAAGCGAGTTATAAGGATTGAAGCAAATGCGGTTGCGGAACTTGAAGATAGGATTGATGAAAGTTTTGCAGAGGTTGTTGATTTGATTTTGGGGTCAACTGGAAGAGTTGTGATAACTGGTGTTGGTAAGTCGGGTATTATAGCGAGGAAAATAGTTGCGACTATGAATTCAACAGGAACACCTGCTCTTTATCTTCACCCAGCGGACGCCATCCATGGAGACCTTGGTGTTGTGCGAAAGGAAGATGTGGTCATTTGTATTTCAAAGAGCGGGGACACGGTTGAGGTCCTGCGTTTGATACCGATTTTTAAAAGGATCGGTGTTCCTGTGATTTCAATGGTCGGGAATTTAAATTCACAACTTGCTCGCCTTTCTGATTATGTTTTGAATGTTTCCGTTAAAGAAGAAGCGTGTCCGTATAATTTAGCTCCGACTGCTTCAACTACAGCAACTCTTGCGATGGGGGATGCGCTTGCGATTGCTCTTCTTGAAAAGAGGAACTTCACGGTTGAAAACTTCGCCTTGTTTCACCCGGGTGGAAATCTTGGGAAGAGGTTGCTTCTTAAAGTTAAGGAGTTGATGGTCTCAGGTAAAGATGTCCCCATTGTTCATACTTCAACACCTATGAAGGAGACGATAATTGAGATGACATCAAAACGACTTGGAGCAACATGTGTTGTTGATGATAAAGGAAAACTTGTCGGCATAATCACTGATGGAGATTTAAGGCGACTTCTGCATAGGACTGAAAATGTTTTTGGCTTGACCGCCGGTGAAGTCATGACGAGAAATCCGAAGACAATTAAGGAAGATGCGCTCGCTGTTGTAGCTCTTCAAGAAATGGAACATTACAACATAACTCAACTTGTTGTCATTGACGATGAGCGATTTCCCATAGGTATGATTCACATTCACGATCTTGTGAAAGCGGGGTTAAGTTCATCTGAAACAGAGAACGAATTTGATCAATGAAGATAAAAACGATGTTTTTTATTCTTGCCCTTGTATTTTCAAGTTGTGAAGAGAAAATCAAACCTTCAATCGTTCATCTTTCCGATGTTCAAATCCCATCTCAAGAGTCGTGGAATGCAACCATCGTTTTTAGCGATTCAGGAAAAATTAGGGCTGTTTTGAAGGCTAGTCATATCCTTGTATTTCAAGATCAAGATGTGACAGTTTTAAATCAAGGTTTTAGAGTTGATTTTTATGATGAAAACGGGAAGCATACATCGTATTTGATCGCAGATAGCGGTAGAGTTAACGAGAGGACCAAAAATCTTGAGGCGTATGGGAACATAGTTGCTGTCTCCGACGAGGGAACGCGTGTTGAGACAACTCGTCTTTTCTGGGATAATGAAAGAAATAAAGTCCGCTCGGATGCTTTTGTTAAGGTGACATCACCAAATGAGATTTTACAGGGTTATGGTTTTGAAGCGGACCAGGATTTGAAAAATTATGTCGTCTATAAAGTAAGTGGACAAGCGAGGGTTGAGGAAAAGTAGAAAAATTAATTGACAAATCGGAAGTTAATTGTTATATTTACACTTGAAAACAAAATGAGAATTTGCGATGGCGCTTCAAATCATAGGTCATCACATTGAGGTTTCAGATCAAATTAAAAATTATATTGAAAGGGAGATTTCACGTTTAGACAAATTTTTTGATGGCATAATAAACGCTGAAGTTATATTAAGACAGGATACTAAACACAATCACTTGAAGGAAGCAGAGATAATAGTGAAGGTATACGAGCACAGATTGACATCAAAGGCGAACGATCCGGATATACTTAAAGCGTTTGACAAATCGCTCACAAAAATTGAAAGGCAGCTTATAAAATTCAAAGATAAGTTGAAATCGCACAGGTGAGAAAATGTTTAGCAGGGAATTTAAAGAAATAAAAAAGACGCATATCACGGTTGGTTTCTTTTATGAGTCGGGGAAAGAACTGTTCAAGTTGAAGGTTTTGAATGGGGATGTCGGCTTTGATAGAAAGATAACGGATAAAAATATACATCGTCCAGGGCTTGCGCTTGCTGGATATGTTGAGCTTTTCACATACAATAGAATTCAAGTTTTCGGGAACACGGAGATAAGGTATCTTCAAAGTTTGTCGCCAGAGGGTAGAGTTAAATCAATTCAAAACATACTTAAGTTTGAAATTCCTTGCGTTGTCATAACGAATGACAATTCGCTTCCTGACAATCTCCTTGATCTTTTCACCGAGAAGAAAATTTCTGTTTTTCAGACGCCACTTGAGACCACAAAGCTTGTTTATTTCATAAGCGATTTCCTTGACGATCAATTCGCACCGCAAACGGTTGTTCACGGTGACCTTGTTGATGTCTATGGGATAGGGCTTCTATTTGTTGGGAGATCAGGAATTGGAAAAAGTGAAATAGCGCTTGATCTTGTTGAAAGAGGACATCGTCTTGTGGCTGATGATGTTGTTTTAATAACCAAGAAAGGTGAAAACATATTAATTGGCACTTGTAACACGATAACGAAGCACTTCATGGAGATAAGAGGGCTTGGAATAATTGATGTCAAGAATATGTTCGGGATAAGAGCGATAAGATATCAAAAGAGGGTTGAGGTTGTTGTTGAACTTCTTGATTGGGACCCGAAAGAGGAATATACTCGCACCGGGCTTGATGAAGAAAAAATCTCCATACTCGGTGTTGAAATCCCACTTGTTAAGCTTCCGATCTTCCCAGGGAAAAATATAACCGTTATAGCTGAAGTCATTGCGCTTAATCATTTATTGAAACATTACGGTTACGACTCAGCCAAGGAATTCAACAAAAACATTGAAACACTTCTAAGGCAAAAAGCGTCTTCCTTAAAAACAGATGATTTCCCCATTGAGAGGATAGCCAGATACTTTGAACATGACTTTGAATAAATAATAATAGAGATTAAATGCGCGTTAATCAAATTCTGTTCTTTTTGATTTTATCCTTGCTCCTCACATTGGGTTGTAGAAAGGAAATCAAAAGAAATTACATAGTTATTGGAAGCACTATTGATATTGACTCTTTTAACCCGTATCTAAGCACATCGCTTTTCACTCAAGATATACTTGATAGAGTTTACCTTCGTCTTGCTGTTGAACATGAAGATTACCGAACCTTTACGCCACTTCTTGCGAAGAGATGGGAATGGTCAAAGGACTCTCTTCAAATCACTTTTTATCTTCGCAATGATGTTTATTGGAGCGATGGTGTTAAGACGACAGCGTATGATGTTGAATATAGTTTTAAAGCAGCCATTTCTCCCGAACTTGCTTGGCTAAACGCGGAGGACATAGTTAGAAATATAGAGGATGTAAAGGCTTTGAATGAGACAACGCTTGTTGTTAAGTATCGTTATGTTTATCCATATCAGGTTATGGATATAAACGATGTCTGGATAGTCCCGCGACACATCTATGAAAAGATCCCCTTCTCCGAATGGAGGAAGAATGGTTTCTTTGATCATAATCCTGTGACAAACGGTCCATATAAAGTTGCTCGCTGGGAAAGAGGACAATTGATTGAACTTGTCAAAAATGAAAGATATTTTGATAAAAATTATCCAAAGATAGAAAGGGTTTTCGTTAAAATCGTCCCAAATGAATCAAATTTAACTTTGCAGTTCTTGAATGGTGAGATTGATGTTTTGCCTTCCGTTTCGCCATCTGTTGCTGATAAATATGGGGGAGATAAAAATTTAAAGTTTGTTAAGTATCCACACCTTGCGTATGAATATATTGGGTGGAATCAGAAAAATCCGATATTTGCCGATAAAAAGGTGAGACAAGCGCTATCATACGGGATAAATGTTGATGAGATAATAAATGTTATTTTAAAAGGGAATGCCGTTCGTTCAACTTCACCATTCCCATCAATTTTTTGGGCTCACAATGAGAAATTAAAACCATATCCATATGATATTCAAAGGGCTAAAAAACTTCTTTATGAAGCTGGCTGGCGGGATTCAGATGGGGATGGAATCCTTGACAAGGTTATAGATGGGAGAAAGGTTGATTTTAAATTTACATTGATAACGAATGCTGAGAATCAAACGAGGAGGGAGGTTGCAGTGGCTATCCAAAATGACCTTTTGAAGCTTGGTGTTAAGATGGAAATCCAGCTTTATGAATTTAACACATTTATGCGCCATATACTTGATAGAAATTTTGATGCGGTTTTATCAGGTTGGAGGATTGCGACTAAGCCAGACCTTTCTTCTTTGTTTCACACCGAGGCGATAAAATCAGGGCATAATATCGTCTCGTATTCAAATCCGTATTTTGATAAGCTTAATGATTCAGCAGCTGTTTTAAACAACCTTGCAAGTGCCAAGAAAATTTGGGATGAAATTCAAGAGATACTTTATGAGGACCAACCTTATACATTTCTTTATGAGCCAGTTCGGATAAATGGGATTAGCAAAAGGATAAAAATTGAGACCGTTAAAATGAACAGTATAAGTTTCCTTTTTAATTTGCACGAGTGGGAATTAAGGTGAAGCCGGGAGAATGAGGGTGATTTTAAAACGAATTTTAAACGCTATTTTTCTTTCCCTTGGCATATCCACGGTTGTTTTCTTGCTCTTAAGGATATTACCTTCGGTTTCGTTCGCCGATTTGTATTTAAGCCCAAGATTATCGGATGAAACGATCGCAAGGATAAAATCATCTTATGGACTTGATAAACCTGTTTTGATTCAATTTTTCGTCTGGGTAAAGGAAATCGCGATGGGTAATTTCGGGTTTTCTTTTATCTATCGCAAGCCGGTGATTGAGTGTATATTTGATGCTTTTCTTTCAACCTTGATCATCGGGCTTCCAGCGCTTATTTACAGTTTTGGTTTAGGTATTGTTGTTGGTGTTCAATTGGCTCGTAAAAAAGGGAAGGCGGTTGATAAGTTCGTAAGTGTTTTTCTCCTTATTTTATATTCAATTCCAACTTTTTGGGTTGGGATAGTTTTTATACTCATTTTTAGTTATGCGCTTGGATTTTTCCCTTCATCTGGGCTTCGTTCTTTTAATTTCAATGAGATGAGCTTTGTTGAGAAAATTTTTGATTTATTTTGGCATATTTTCCTTCCATCTTTCACACTTGGTATAGCGCCTATGTCTGCAGTTGCAAGGTTTGTAAGAAGCCACACGCTTAAGGTTTTATCGCAAACTTATGTTAAAATGGCAAAAGCGAAGGGTCTTGAAGAGCGTCTGATTTTTTATCGTCATGTTTTGCCGAACGCTTTGCTTCCCGTTGTAACTCTTTTTGGTCTTTACCTGCCTGTTTTCCTCGCTGGATCAGTCGTCGTTGAGCAAATTTTTTCAATTCCGGGGCTTGGGAAACTTGCGATTGACTCAATTTTTAAGAGGGATTATCCTCTTACCGTTGGGATAACATTGTTTGTTTCTTTCATCGTCATATTTGGGAATTTGATCTCAGATATACTATACACAATTTTTGACCCAAGGATAAGGTTGGAATGATAGCGCGGAAGAAAATATTTTGGGTTTCAATCTTTGTGGTGTTCTATCTTGTTTTAGCGGATTTGATAGCACCGTTTGATCCCATAATGTCGCTTGACAGAGAAAATCTTTCATCATTACCGCCTTTGACAAGGGTTTATGAGATAAATTTGAAAGACGGTGGGAAAGTCATCGCTTTTGATTATGTTAAGCAAGGCGAATTCGTTTATTACACACAGAAATTTTCGCGTGGCAGGGTTAAACTTGAGGATTTGAAAAATGTTAGGTCGCTTCTTTTTGTCTTCGGGACGGATAATCTCGGGCGAGATGTGTTAAGTAGGACAATTTATGGGGGCAAGATATCCCTTTTAGTTGGCATAATTGCTTCTTTTATCGCTCTTTTTGTCGGACTGATTGTTGGAGTTTTCGCTGGTTACTTCGGTGGGATAATTGATAAGGTTTTGATGCGAATTACGGATGTATTTCTTGCTTTCCCGAAATTGTTCCTTGTGCTTGTGGTTGTCTCTCTTAGTTCGGGACAAACGATTTTCTCTCTTATTTTAATTTTAGGTCTGTTAAGTTGGATGGGAATAGCAAGGTTTACAAGGGCGGAATTTTTGAAGTTAAAAAATATGGAGTTCGTCCTTGCGCTTGAAGCGATTGGTTTCCCAGATCTTAAAATTGCACTCAGACATATTTTGCCTAATGCTATATTGCCATCTCTCGTGAATATGCCCTTGCTGATTGGTGATTTGATCTTGACGGAATCAATTTTAAGCTTTATTGGCTTTGGGGTTCAACCTCCAACTCCAACTTGGGGAAGTATGATAAGTGAGGCGGAAAAGAGTTTGCTTTCAACTTGGTGGCTTCCAATCCCGCCTGGCATTTTAATCTCAGCTACTGTTTTAATTATGAATTGGGCTTCTGAAATTGAAGAATAGGTAGTGGGAAATATTGGGATTTTTTTCTTATATTTATCATAAACTCTCAAAAATTTTTCTCAATCATGAGACCGACTGAATTTATACTTGTACTTGATTTCGGCTCGCAGTATACTCAGCTTATAGCCAGAAGGATAAGAGAGCTAGGTGTCTTTTCGGAGATTCAAAGGTTTGATTTCCCCATTGATGAAATTTTAAAGTTGAAACCAAAGGGGATAATTTTATCAGGAGGGCCTTCAAGCGTTTACGAAGATGGCGCACCTCAAGTTGATGAAAAATTGTTTGAACTTGGAATTCCAGTGCTTGGAATTTGCTATGGACTTCAATTGATAGCGTATAAACTTGGTGGAATTGTTGATAAGTTTGCCAAGAGAGAATACGGGAAGGCAGTTTTAAGAGTTATAAAAGATGACGATTTATTTTATGGGTTCAATTCACAAAGCGTCGTTTGGATGAGCCATGGGGATGCACTGATAAAGGAACCGGATGGCTTTGAAGTTATAGCTTGGACTGATAATTCGCCGATTTGTGCTATAAGAAATAAAGATAAAAAGATTTACGGCGTTCAATTTCATCCGGAAGTTGCGCACACGGAAAGGGGCGATGAAATTTTGAGAAATTTTGTGTATAAGATTTGCGGTTGTAAAGGTGAGTGGAACGCTGAATTTTTCATTGAAAGGGAGATTGAGGAAATAAGGAAGATTGTTGGGGATGAAAAGGTTATTTGTGCCGTAAGTGGTGGGGTTGATTCAACAGTTCTTGCACTGCTTTTAAGTAGAGCTATCGGGGAGAATTTGATCGCTATTTTTATAGATAATGGTTTGATGCGCGAGGGTGAAACTGAAGAGGTCTTGAAAAATTTTAGGGAAATTGGGGTTAACATTTATTATGTAAATGCAAGCGAGGTCTTTCTTGAAAGATTAAAAGGTATCTTTGATCCAGAGGAAAAGAGACGAATCATTGGGAGGACATTTATTGAGATATTTGAAAGAGAGGCGGAAAAATTTGGCGATGTGAAATTCCTTGCGCAAGGGACGCTTTATCCTGATGTCATTGAATCAACGAGTTATAAAGGTCCTTCATCAAAGATAAAGACGCATCATAATGTTGGGGGTCTTCCTGAGCGTATGAATTTCAAGTTGATAGAGCCGTTTAGAGAACTTTTTAAAGATGAGGTCAGAAAGATAGGGAGGTCTTTGGGTTTAAGCAATGAAATTTTAAACCGCCATCCTTTCCCAGGTCCTGGGCTTGCTGTTAGAGTTGTTGGGGAGGTAACAAAAGATAAACTTGAAATTTTGCGCAAAGCAGATAAAATTTTCATTGAGGAGATAAAGAAAGCAAATTTATACGACAAAATTTGGCAAGCGTTTGCTGTTCTTTTGCCAATTAAAACAGTTGGTGTTATGGGGGACGAGAGAAGTTATGAGTATGTGGTAGCCCTTAGAGCTGTTTCAAGTCAAGATGGTATGACGGCGGATTGGTTCAGATTCCCGTATGATTTGCTTGAGAGGGTTTCAAATAGGATCGTCAATGAGGTAAAAGGTGTAAATCGTGTTATCTATGATATAACAACAAAACCACCGGCGACAATTGAATGGGAGTGAGAAAATGTCCAACGGGATAATAAAGAAAATGATTGAGAGAGCGAGGAAGTATTTTGACTCGGGGAAATATCTTCATTCGCTTCAGATTTATCACAGGATTATAAGTGAGTATCCGGGGTATGTTGATGCGTACTCTGAGTTGGCTTATGTTTACACAAAGCTTGGGAAGGAGGGTTATGCTGAGAAGCTTTTGAGGAAGGCGCTTCAAATAGAGCCGGGGAACGAGGAAGTGCTCTTTTTGCTTGGGACGAATTGTTTGCGCTCAAAGAAATTTGATGAAGCGATAAAATTCTTAACAAAGCTTGCTTACCTTGAATATCCAGCTGTTCATTATAACCTCGGACTTGCTTATTATTACCGTGGCGATTACCTTGAGGCCGAAGCCGAGCTTAAAAAAGTTTTAAGCCTTGACCCGGATTTTCCCAAAGCTGTTGAGTCGCTTGCCGAGATATTGATAAAGCGCGAAAGTTATGATGAGGCGGTTGATTACTTAAAGCGTGGGATAAAAAGAGAGCCCTATAATCATACGCTTTATTATCTCTTGGGCATATCATTTTGGAATTTGGGAAAGTTAAAACAAGCTCGCGAGGCAATTGAAACCGCTATTGACCTTGAACCGAATAAAGGAATCCTGTGGCAAACATGTGGTGAAATTTTACTTGAACTCGGTGAAATTGAAGAGGCGGAGAGGTATTTCAATCGCGCTATTTCACTTGATAAAGGTTTAGTTGATTCGTTCATAAATCTCGGTTTAATTCATTTGTATCGTGGTGAGGATGAGCAAGCGAGAAAGTTTTTTGATGAGGCAATTAAAATTGACCCTAAAGCGAGCGTGAAAATAGAGGAAAAAATCAAACTTTTAAGAAATGGTTAAGTTCATCCGCTTTCTTTTGCTCATTTTGATCATTAAAGAAAGTGTTTTGACTCAAGGATATAGTTTTTTTAATCCCGTTGCCGATTCGCTTTTTAAAGCAGGCGTTGAACTTTTCAAATTCGGTTTGAATTCCAGAGGACATTTAGCTGATACCTCAGGGGGGAGGGAATACTTCTTAAACGCATATTTAAAATTTGATTCCGTTATTTCTCTTGGTTTGAATCACCGAACGACAGCAAGTTATCTTATGGCTTCAAAGTCGCTTTGTTATCTTAACAGATTTGCAGATGCGGGTAACTTATTGAGGGATTTTCTGTCAAAGTTCCCCGAGAGCGAATATGTTGAAGATGCTCATTATACGCTTGGGCTGATTTACTTCAAGCTTGGAGATTTAGATGACGCTTTGCTTGAGATTGATAGGTCTATTCAAGTTTCAAAAAGTGATCCAACGAAGTATAAAAGAGTTATTTCTGCACTTATTGATTCGGTTGATTTGACCACGCTTCAAAAGCTTGCGGATAAGGTTTCATCCACCGAGGTTAAATATCTTGTAGTTGTAAAAGTAGCGGATAAAATCGCTCTTTCTGGGAAATATGAAGATGCGAAAAAATACATCGCGGACAGGTTGAGATATTTTAGTGGGACTGAATTTTACGAGAGATTGATGTTTAAAATTTCGTATTACGAACGCCTTCTAGCTCGTCCAGAGGTTAAAATAGGTGTTTTGCTCCCCGAGCGACAAAGCTTAAGTGAATCAATTTTAAAAGGTATTGAACTTGCCGTTGAGCAACATAATTTAAATTTCAGCCCCAAGGTTGGGATTGAGCTCAGGTATTATAATTCACTTGATATTGACAGGAAGGTTTTGTCTTTCAAGAAAGTTCCTGAGGTCTCTGCGATAATTGGACCAGTTTACAGTGAAGATGTTCAAATTTGTGCGAGGTTCATCAACGATTTAAAAATACCTTTGATTTCACCGACAGCCACATCGGATGGTTTAGCTGATTTAAGCGATTACATTTTTCAGTTGAATTCCGATTTTACGACTAGGGCAAGGGCTATAGCACAGTTTGCGGTTTTTTCGCTTGGGTTGAAATACTTTTTTGTTCTCGCACCGAACGATAAAAGGATAAAACCATTCGTTGATGCTTTTGTTGATGAAGTTAAGTTGGATTCCGGTCAAGTGATGAAAATTCAGTTTTACAATCCAGATGAAACGGACCTTCGCGGTTATTTTAGGGAGATGAAAGCTGTTCTTGATTCCTTTAAAGTTCCGTTGGATATTGTCGGGCTTTTTGCTCCAATTTTAAATTCCGACTTCATCGGTATAATCACCTCACAGGTCTTTTACCACGATATGAATGTTAAAATTTTGGGCAACGATATCTGGAACAATTTTAATGAACTTTACCTAAACAGGAGATACACCGATGGAGTTGTATTCACTGCTGGTTGGAAAGTTGATTTTGAGTCACAAGCATATAAAAACTTCGTAAAGGTTTTTAAAGATAGATATGGAGTTGAACCGGACGAGTTATCCATTTACGGTTATGATACTGCGAGATTTCTTTTGGAAGTGATAAAGGCGGGAATGTTAACACCTGGCGAAGTTTATAATGCGATTAAG is a genomic window containing:
- a CDS encoding ABC transporter substrate-binding protein → MIIKESVLTQGYSFFNPVADSLFKAGVELFKFGLNSRGHLADTSGGREYFLNAYLKFDSVISLGLNHRTTASYLMASKSLCYLNRFADAGNLLRDFLSKFPESEYVEDAHYTLGLIYFKLGDLDDALLEIDRSIQVSKSDPTKYKRVISALIDSVDLTTLQKLADKVSSTEVKYLVVVKVADKIALSGKYEDAKKYIADRLRYFSGTEFYERLMFKISYYERLLARPEVKIGVLLPERQSLSESILKGIELAVEQHNLNFSPKVGIELRYYNSLDIDRKVLSFKKVPEVSAIIGPVYSEDVQICARFINDLKIPLISPTATSDGLADLSDYIFQLNSDFTTRARAIAQFAVFSLGLKYFFVLAPNDKRIKPFVDAFVDEVKLDSGQVMKIQFYNPDETDLRGYFREMKAVLDSFKVPLDIVGLFAPILNSDFIGIITSQVFYHDMNVKILGNDIWNNFNELYLNRRYTDGVVFTAGWKVDFESQAYKNFVKVFKDRYGVEPDELSIYGYDTARFLLEVIKAGMLTPGEVYNAIKKVEFFGIGRDIVFEDGRVNRSIAILVFKDNLIRRLTQWTIKK
- a CDS encoding KpsF/GutQ family sugar-phosphate isomerase, yielding MDKGKIETEKDVIEIGKRVIRIEANAVAELEDRIDESFAEVVDLILGSTGRVVITGVGKSGIIARKIVATMNSTGTPALYLHPADAIHGDLGVVRKEDVVICISKSGDTVEVLRLIPIFKRIGVPVISMVGNLNSQLARLSDYVLNVSVKEEACPYNLAPTASTTATLAMGDALAIALLEKRNFTVENFALFHPGGNLGKRLLLKVKELMVSGKDVPIVHTSTPMKETIIEMTSKRLGATCVVDDKGKLVGIITDGDLRRLLHRTENVFGLTAGEVMTRNPKTIKEDALAVVALQEMEHYNITQLVVIDDERFPIGMIHIHDLVKAGLSSSETENEFDQ
- a CDS encoding tetratricopeptide repeat protein, producing the protein MSNGIIKKMIERARKYFDSGKYLHSLQIYHRIISEYPGYVDAYSELAYVYTKLGKEGYAEKLLRKALQIEPGNEEVLFLLGTNCLRSKKFDEAIKFLTKLAYLEYPAVHYNLGLAYYYRGDYLEAEAELKKVLSLDPDFPKAVESLAEILIKRESYDEAVDYLKRGIKREPYNHTLYYLLGISFWNLGKLKQAREAIETAIDLEPNKGILWQTCGEILLELGEIEEAERYFNRAISLDKGLVDSFINLGLIHLYRGEDEQARKFFDEAIKIDPKASVKIEEKIKLLRNG
- the lptC gene encoding LPS export ABC transporter periplasmic protein LptC; protein product: MKIKTMFFILALVFSSCEEKIKPSIVHLSDVQIPSQESWNATIVFSDSGKIRAVLKASHILVFQDQDVTVLNQGFRVDFYDENGKHTSYLIADSGRVNERTKNLEAYGNIVAVSDEGTRVETTRLFWDNERNKVRSDAFVKVTSPNEILQGYGFEADQDLKNYVVYKVSGQARVEEK
- a CDS encoding ABC transporter permease, with the translated sequence MRVILKRILNAIFLSLGISTVVFLLLRILPSVSFADLYLSPRLSDETIARIKSSYGLDKPVLIQFFVWVKEIAMGNFGFSFIYRKPVIECIFDAFLSTLIIGLPALIYSFGLGIVVGVQLARKKGKAVDKFVSVFLLILYSIPTFWVGIVFILIFSYALGFFPSSGLRSFNFNEMSFVEKIFDLFWHIFLPSFTLGIAPMSAVARFVRSHTLKVLSQTYVKMAKAKGLEERLIFYRHVLPNALLPVVTLFGLYLPVFLAGSVVVEQIFSIPGLGKLAIDSIFKRDYPLTVGITLFVSFIVIFGNLISDILYTIFDPRIRLE
- a CDS encoding ABC transporter substrate-binding protein, whose protein sequence is MRVNQILFFLILSLLLTLGCRKEIKRNYIVIGSTIDIDSFNPYLSTSLFTQDILDRVYLRLAVEHEDYRTFTPLLAKRWEWSKDSLQITFYLRNDVYWSDGVKTTAYDVEYSFKAAISPELAWLNAEDIVRNIEDVKALNETTLVVKYRYVYPYQVMDINDVWIVPRHIYEKIPFSEWRKNGFFDHNPVTNGPYKVARWERGQLIELVKNERYFDKNYPKIERVFVKIVPNESNLTLQFLNGEIDVLPSVSPSVADKYGGDKNLKFVKYPHLAYEYIGWNQKNPIFADKKVRQALSYGINVDEIINVILKGNAVRSTSPFPSIFWAHNEKLKPYPYDIQRAKKLLYEAGWRDSDGDGILDKVIDGRKVDFKFTLITNAENQTRREVAVAIQNDLLKLGVKMEIQLYEFNTFMRHILDRNFDAVLSGWRIATKPDLSSLFHTEAIKSGHNIVSYSNPYFDKLNDSAAVLNNLASAKKIWDEIQEILYEDQPYTFLYEPVRINGISKRIKIETVKMNSISFLFNLHEWELR
- the guaA gene encoding glutamine-hydrolyzing GMP synthase, with translation MRPTEFILVLDFGSQYTQLIARRIRELGVFSEIQRFDFPIDEILKLKPKGIILSGGPSSVYEDGAPQVDEKLFELGIPVLGICYGLQLIAYKLGGIVDKFAKREYGKAVLRVIKDDDLFYGFNSQSVVWMSHGDALIKEPDGFEVIAWTDNSPICAIRNKDKKIYGVQFHPEVAHTERGDEILRNFVYKICGCKGEWNAEFFIEREIEEIRKIVGDEKVICAVSGGVDSTVLALLLSRAIGENLIAIFIDNGLMREGETEEVLKNFREIGVNIYYVNASEVFLERLKGIFDPEEKRRIIGRTFIEIFEREAEKFGDVKFLAQGTLYPDVIESTSYKGPSSKIKTHHNVGGLPERMNFKLIEPFRELFKDEVRKIGRSLGLSNEILNRHPFPGPGLAVRVVGEVTKDKLEILRKADKIFIEEIKKANLYDKIWQAFAVLLPIKTVGVMGDERSYEYVVALRAVSSQDGMTADWFRFPYDLLERVSNRIVNEVKGVNRVIYDITTKPPATIEWE
- the hprK gene encoding HPr(Ser) kinase/phosphatase, encoding MFSREFKEIKKTHITVGFFYESGKELFKLKVLNGDVGFDRKITDKNIHRPGLALAGYVELFTYNRIQVFGNTEIRYLQSLSPEGRVKSIQNILKFEIPCVVITNDNSLPDNLLDLFTEKKISVFQTPLETTKLVYFISDFLDDQFAPQTVVHGDLVDVYGIGLLFVGRSGIGKSEIALDLVERGHRLVADDVVLITKKGENILIGTCNTITKHFMEIRGLGIIDVKNMFGIRAIRYQKRVEVVVELLDWDPKEEYTRTGLDEEKISILGVEIPLVKLPIFPGKNITVIAEVIALNHLLKHYGYDSAKEFNKNIETLLRQKASSLKTDDFPIERIARYFEHDFE
- the hpf gene encoding ribosome hibernation-promoting factor, HPF/YfiA family, translating into MALQIIGHHIEVSDQIKNYIEREISRLDKFFDGIINAEVILRQDTKHNHLKEAEIIVKVYEHRLTSKANDPDILKAFDKSLTKIERQLIKFKDKLKSHR
- a CDS encoding ABC transporter permease; this encodes MIARKKIFWVSIFVVFYLVLADLIAPFDPIMSLDRENLSSLPPLTRVYEINLKDGGKVIAFDYVKQGEFVYYTQKFSRGRVKLEDLKNVRSLLFVFGTDNLGRDVLSRTIYGGKISLLVGIIASFIALFVGLIVGVFAGYFGGIIDKVLMRITDVFLAFPKLFLVLVVVSLSSGQTIFSLILILGLLSWMGIARFTRAEFLKLKNMEFVLALEAIGFPDLKIALRHILPNAILPSLVNMPLLIGDLILTESILSFIGFGVQPPTPTWGSMISEAEKSLLSTWWLPIPPGILISATVLIMNWASEIEE